A stretch of the Lolium perenne isolate Kyuss_39 chromosome 3, Kyuss_2.0, whole genome shotgun sequence genome encodes the following:
- the LOC127341674 gene encoding outer envelope protein 61-like — translation MMNPEMMRLAQEQMSRMSPADFARMHMHVMSNPDLMKQATESMRNMRTEDFKRAAQQLNHTSPEEILRMTEKVANAKPGEFAAMKAQADAQMSYAISGAKMLKQQGNELHSRGQYADAAAKYKLAKDNMKNVPSAAGQTLQLQCALNLMSCYLKSGRFEDCIDEGSEILAYDSSNVKAYYRRGQAYKELGNLEAAVADLGKAHEISPEDETIAEVLRDAEEKLTTNLPKGLVIEEIVEEEEEEDSFQPSSPQNVVAEKSDEIDQSTDQPSLDSLPSATDMQDMRTFMEDPAMQQVLTSMMKNMSPDTMTDMSRQFGLNLTTEDAAKAQHISQLSPERLHKIMKWMDRAQRGVEAAKKTKNWLMARKGLIIAIVLLIVAFILQRLGFIGR, via the coding sequence ATGATGAATCCGGAGATGATGAGGCTGGCGCAGGAGCAGATGAGCCGCATGTCCCCGGCCGACTTCGCCAGGATGCACATGCACGTGATGTCCAATCCAGACCTGATGAAGCAAGCAACCGAGAGCATGAGAAACATGAGAACCGAGGACTTCAAACGAGCCGCGCAGCAGCTCAACCACACAAGCCCAGAGGAAATACTTCGCATGACCGAAAAAGTCGCCAACGCTAAGCCCGGGGAGTTCGCCGCCATGAAGGCCCAGGCCGATGCGCAGATGTCGTACGCGATATCCGGTGCCAAGATGTTGAAGCAGCAGGGGAACGAGCTCCATAGCCGTGGGCAGTATGCTGATGCCGCCGCCAAGTACAAGCTCGCCAAGGATAACATGAAGAACGTGCCGTCAGCAGCTGGGCAAACGCTGCAGCTCCAGTGTGCCCTCAATTTGATGTCTTGCTACCTGAAATCCGGCAGGTTTGAGGACTGCATAGATGAAGGTTCGGAGATCCTAGCCTATGACTCGAGCAATGTTAAAGCGTACTACCGAAGGGGTCAGGCTTACAAGGAACTAGGGAACCTGGAAGCTGCCGTTGCTGACCTCGGTAAAGCCCATGAAATCTCTCCAGAGGATGAAACCATTGCAGAGGTTCTGAGAGACGCGGAAGAGAAACTTACAACTAACCTGCCAAAGGGACTTGTTATTGAGGAAatcgtagaagaagaagaagaagaagacagtttCCAGCCTTCATCTCCGCAAAACGTTGTTGCAGAGAAATCTGATGAAATAGACCAAAGTACGGACCAGCCATCACTTGATTCTCTACCTTCCGCAACTGATATGCAAGACATGAGAACTTTCATGGAAGACCCTGCAATGCAACAGGTGCTTACATCCATGATGAAAAACATGAGTCCGGATACAATGACAGACATGAGTAGGCAGTTTGGTTTGAATCTGACAACCGAGGATGCTGCAAAGGCCCAACATATATCACAGCTATCTCCGGAACGTTTGCACAAAATAATGAAGTGGATGGACAGAGCACAGCGAGGAGTAGAAGCCGCAAAGAAGACAAAGAACTGGCTCATGGCCAGGAAAGGCTTGATCATCGCTATTGTCTTGTTGATTGTGGCCTTCATCCTCCAGCGGCTTGGATTCATTGGTAGGTGA
- the LOC127339397 gene encoding putative F-box protein At5g50220 translates to MARTNGSTRRRQPPPPPPRRRLRMLVVSLLVQNPTSVSKETTTEPAPGVITRAHSRRIAAAAAALPEEILVWEILIRLPAKDILRYRAVCRSWRGLISAPDFLLAHHKRQPLLPIFTSIHGSSSLLKGYLSRLFKGGLPSASLPCLSPTAARVAALYLHRPSGEYRVLYVEGTHWDYLEAGYYILTVRQGQPSRCIGVPADTPGIEKVMRACHRLDAKMAPPVLFRDCLHWDSDCRGSHAGILVFDTLVESFRLMRRPAAATRFCRRLCNMEGSIGFSCNYDGDGTTAAKIWVLEDYDREVWSFKYHVKFPVESLCYSEEEHLVLSHKGDVLVYTPCTGYMFHCDNTGKLLEEFQCNSEDCITIEHWFKESLVKHDIFLMQDCVPFFQTD, encoded by the exons atggcccggaCAAATGGCAGTACGCGGAGAAgacagccgccgccgcctccgcctaggCGGCGGCTCCGTATGCTCGTCGTATCTCTCCTAGTCCAAAACCCTACATCGGTCAGTAAGGAGACAACTACTGAACCTGCGCCAGGAGTAATTACTCGGGCGCACAGCCGCCGTAtcgctgctgccgccgccgccctcccggaGGAAATCCTGGTGTGGGAGATACTTATCCGCCTTCCAGCCAAGGACATCCTTCGCTACCGCGCGGTTTGTCGCTCCTGGCGTGGCCTCATCTCTGCCCCTGATTTCCTCTTAGCTCACCACAAGCGCCAGCCGTTGCTCCCCATCTTCACGTCCATCCATGGTTCATCATCCTTGTTGAAGGGGTACCTCTCGCGATTGTTCAAGGGGGGGCTCCCG AGCGCTTCACTCCCATGCCTCAGCCCCACCGCCGCACGCGTCGCCGCCTTGTACCTACATCGCCCGTCCGGCGAGTATCGCGTCCTTTACGTAGAGGGAACACACTGGGACTACCTCGAAGCTGGCTACTACATCCTTACGGTGCGCCAGGGGCAGCCATCAAGGTGCATTGGAGTTCCTGCAGATACCCCTGGTATCGAGAAAGTTATGAGGGCCTGCCACAGACTGGATGCTAAGATGGCCCCACCCGTCCTTTTCCGCGATTGCCTTCACTGGGACTCCGACTGCCGTGGTAGCCACGCCGGCATACTTGTTTTTGACACATTGGTTGAATCATTCAGGCTCATGCGCCGTCCCGCTGCTGCTACCAGATTCTGCAGACGTTTGTGCAACATGGAAGGTTCGATTGGCTTCAGCTGCAATTATGATGGTGACGGGACGACAGCCGCCAAAATCTGGGTGCTTGAGGACTACGATAGAGAGGTTTGGTCATTCAAGTACCATGTTAAATTCCCAGTGGAGAGCTTGTGTTACTCTGAAGAAGAACATTTGGTTTTATCTCACAAGGGAGATGTCTTGGTCTACACGCCATGTACTGGTTACATGTTCCATTGTGACAACACCGGAAAACTGTTAGAGGAGTTCCAATGCAATTCGGAAGATTGTATCACTATTGAACATTGGTTCAAAGAAAGCCTTGTCAAACATGACATCTTCCTGATGCAAGATTGTGTCCCCTTTTTCCAAACGGACTAA
- the LOC139837902 gene encoding uncharacterized protein, whose amino-acid sequence MKQRKTPDPETGSVWVNPQSETQCTSYVSKFKQKYGEDANPEAEDFDPEVAVLAGEGLKHGRLWFGDGCVDPAKVPSLRQIRRGRKSGQPEVEPRPRASDLAVERLRAEMAEKEQAAQEHARNLERQVLEYQQQQAQMMLQMQQQQQMMQQHQAQMSWLMSQTALSSPPGSLPPPPYSMPWMPPPPTHTPGTPITVNNMNIIRSMNLGATWRKPVLLGSQWVCLEIPLPCVLGLGRTAKGARPGRGRRTATRWRTAKRMAHGRDQPHGKGLPN is encoded by the exons atgaagcaaaggaagacgcctgatcctgagacggggtccgtgtgggttaacccgcaatccgagacccagtgcacgtcgtatgtctccaagttcaagcagaagtacggcgaggacgccaacccagaggccgaggactttgaccctgaggtcgcggtgcttgcgggagaaggcttgaagcatggccgcctatggtttggtgacgggtgcgtcgacccagcgaaggttccctctctccgccagatccgtcgtggtcgtaagagcggccagcctgaggtagagccccggccacgggcttcggatctagctgtcgagcggttacgg gcggagatggcagaaaaggagcaggcggcccaggagcacgCACGGAACTTGGAGCGGCAGGTTCTGGAGTATCAGCAGCAGCAGGCACAGATGATGCTgcagatgcaacagcagcagcagatgatgcagcagcatcaggcacagatgagctggctgatgagccagacggctctgtcttctccaccggggagtcttcctcctccaccttactccatgccgtggatgccgccaccgcccactcatacaccggggacacctatcaccgtcaacaacatgaacatcatccggagcatgaacctcg gtgcCACGTGGCGCAAGCCTGTGCTCCTGGGAAGCCAGTGGGTGTGCCTGGAGattcctttgccgtgcgtgctggggcttggccgcacggcaaagggagcaCGGCCCGGCAGAGGCAGGCGCACGGCAACTaggtggcgcacggcaaagaggatGGCGCACGGCAGAGAtcagccgcacggcaaag GATTACCTAATTAA
- the LOC127339398 gene encoding outer envelope protein 61-like, with protein sequence MMNPEMMRLAQEQMSRMSPADIARMHQQVMSNPDLVKQASESMRNMRTEDFKRAAQQLNHTSPEEILRMTEKVANAKPGEFAAMKAQADAQMSYAISGAKMLKQQGNELHSRGQYADAAAKYKLAKDNMKNVPSAAGQTLQLQCALNLMSCYLKSGRFEDCIDEGSEILAYDSSNVKAYYRRGQAYKELGNLEAAVADLSKAHEISPDDETIAEVLRDAEGKLANLPREVVIEEIVEEEDNFQPSSPQNVVAEKSDEIDQSMHQPSLNSVPSADDMQDVVRTFMEDPAMQQVLTSMMKNMSPDTMADMSRQFGLNLTTEDAAKAQDAISQLSPESLHKMMKWMDRSQRGVEAAKKTKNWLIARKSFIIAIVLLIVAFILQRLGFIGS encoded by the coding sequence ATGATGAATCCGGAGATGATGAGGCTGGCGCAGGAGCAGATGAGTCGCATGTCCCCGGCCGACATAGCCAGGATGCACCAGCAGGTGATGTCCAATCCAGACCTGGTGAAGCAAGCATCTGAGAGCATGAGAAACATGAGAACCGAGGACTTCAAACGAGCCGCGCAGCAGCTCAACCACACAAGCCCAGAGGAAATACTTCGGATGACCGAAAAAGTCGCCAACGCTAAGCCCGGGGAGTTTGCTGCCATGAAGGCCCAGGCCGATGCGCAGATGTCGTACGCGATATCCGGTGCCAAGATGTTGAAGCAGCAGGGGAACGAGCTCCATAGCCGTGGGCAGTATGCTGATGCCGCTGCCAAGTACAAGCTCGCCAAGGATAACATGAAGAACGTGCCGTCGGCAGCTGGGCAAACGCTGCAGCTCCAGTGTGCCCTCAATTTGATGTCTTGCTACCTGAAATCCGGCAGGTTTGAGGACTGCATAGATGAAGGTTCGGAGATCCTAGCCTATGACTCGAGCAATGTTAAAGCGTACTACCGAAGGGGTCAGGCTTACAAGGAACTAGGGAACCTGGAAGCTGCTGTAGCTGACCTGAGCAAAGCCCATGAAATCTCTCCGGACGATGAAACCATTGCGGAGGTTCTGAGAGACGCAGAAGGAAAACTTGCAAACCTGCCAAGGGAAGTTGTTATTGAAGAAATtgtagaagaagaagataacttcCAGCCTTCGTCTCCACAGAATGTTGTTGCGGAGAAATCTGATGAAATAGACCAAAGTATGCACCAGCCGTCGCTCAATTCTGTACCTTCTGCAGATGATATGCAAGACGTCGTGAGAACTTTCATGGAAGACCCTGCAATGCAACAGGTGCTTACATCCATGATGAAAAACATGAGTCCGGATACAATGGCAGACATGAGTAGGCAGTTTGGTTTGAATCTGACAACGGAGGATGCTGCCAAGGCCCAAGATGCTATATCACAGTTATCTCCGGAAAGTTTGCACAAAATGATGAAGTGGATGGACAGATCACAGCGAGGAGTAGAAGCCGCAAAGAAGACAAAGAACTGGCtcatagccaggaaaagcttcatCATCGCTATTGTCTTGCTCATCGTGGCCTTCATCCTCCAGCGGCTTGGATTCATTGGTAGCTGA